One Hydrogenophaga crassostreae genomic region harbors:
- a CDS encoding SDR family oxidoreductase, translating to MFKGLSGKSALVTGGATLIGAAVVRELHAQGVKVTLVDIDTERGQAVADSCGEGVWFSATDITDDPQLQVCVAESVKRHGGIDFLINLACTYVDDGINASRADWLTALNVNVASAVMMLKAVHPHMKKTGKGAVVNFTSISSSVAQTGRWLYPVSKAALVQLTRNMAMDLAPDKIRVNSVSPGWTWSAIMDQLSGGDRAKTDRVAAPFHLLQRVGDPEEVAQVVLFLCSDHASFVTGADYAVDGGYSAMGPESYEPAIPKLMG from the coding sequence GCGCGAGTTGCACGCCCAGGGCGTCAAGGTGACCCTGGTGGATATCGACACCGAGCGAGGCCAGGCTGTCGCGGACAGTTGCGGCGAAGGCGTCTGGTTTTCGGCCACTGATATCACCGATGACCCGCAATTGCAGGTCTGTGTGGCGGAGTCCGTAAAACGCCACGGTGGCATCGACTTTCTCATCAACCTGGCCTGCACCTACGTGGACGATGGCATCAACGCCTCGCGCGCAGACTGGCTGACTGCCCTGAATGTCAACGTGGCCAGCGCCGTCATGATGCTCAAGGCTGTGCACCCGCACATGAAAAAGACCGGCAAGGGTGCGGTGGTGAATTTCACCAGCATTTCCTCCAGCGTGGCCCAGACCGGTCGCTGGCTCTACCCGGTGAGCAAGGCCGCTCTGGTGCAACTGACCCGCAACATGGCCATGGACCTGGCGCCAGACAAGATCCGGGTCAACAGCGTGTCGCCCGGCTGGACCTGGTCGGCCATCATGGACCAGCTCAGCGGTGGCGACCGCGCCAAGACCGATCGGGTGGCCGCGCCCTTTCACCTGCTCCAGCGTGTGGGCGACCCGGAAGAGGTGGCCCAGGTGGTGCTGTTCCTGTGCTCGGACCACGCCAGTTTCGTGACCGGCGCCGACTACGCCGTCGATGGCGGCTACTCGGCCATGGGGCCTGAGTCGTACGAGCCCGCCATTCCCAAGCTCATGGGCTGA